A window of Jannaschia sp. M317 contains these coding sequences:
- a CDS encoding MOSC domain-containing protein: MPALVRTDIIGRIDWIGTVADRQAALASAPVAEMALTFAGPQGEDHGGLTRPSCSRVTSQYPKGTEIRNTRQLCVMAAEELAQIAATIGVETFDPRWAGANLVVAGIPDFSHLPPSSRLQSETTGATITVDMLNHPCHLPAPVIDVDAPGQGRAFKAAAKGLRGVTAWVEREGIFRPGDAIRLHVPEQRAWRGASGMVAGT; this comes from the coding sequence ATGCCCGCCCTCGTCCGTACCGACATCATCGGCCGCATCGACTGGATCGGCACCGTCGCCGACCGGCAGGCCGCGCTGGCCTCTGCCCCAGTGGCGGAAATGGCGCTGACCTTTGCCGGACCACAGGGTGAGGATCACGGCGGGTTGACCCGACCCTCCTGCTCACGCGTGACGTCACAGTATCCCAAGGGCACTGAGATCCGGAACACCCGGCAGCTTTGCGTGATGGCGGCAGAGGAACTGGCGCAGATCGCGGCCACCATCGGCGTCGAGACCTTTGATCCGCGCTGGGCCGGGGCGAACCTGGTCGTTGCCGGCATCCCGGATTTCAGCCACCTGCCGCCGTCGTCGCGCCTGCAATCAGAGACGACGGGAGCCACGATCACGGTCGACATGCTGAACCACCCCTGCCATCTGCCCGCACCGGTCATCGACGTGGACGCGCCGGGACAGGGACGCGCGTTCAAGGCCGCGGCCAAGGGGCTGCGCGGCGTGACGGCCTGGGTGGAGCGGGAGGGGATATTCCGCCCGGGCGATGCAATCCGATTGCATGTACCGGAGCAACGGGCCTGGCGCGGGGCGTCTGGAATGGTGGCAGGCACCTAG